A single window of Canis lupus familiaris isolate Mischka breed German Shepherd chromosome 7, alternate assembly UU_Cfam_GSD_1.0, whole genome shotgun sequence DNA harbors:
- the MAPKAPK2 gene encoding MAP kinase-activated protein kinase 2 isoform X2 → MLDSKVIILHPGRELSEVEGDLWKSTRRGFKAQMLQDCPKARREVELHWRASQCPHIVRIVDVYENLYAGRKCLLIVMECLDGGELFSRIQDRGDQAFTEREASEIMKSIGEAIQYLHSINIAHRDVKPENLLYTSKRPNAILKLTDFGFAKETTSHNSLTTPCYTPYYVAPEVLGPEKYDKSCDMWSLGVIMYILLCGYPPFYSNHGLAISPGMKTRIRMGQYEFPNPEWSEVSEEVKMLIRNLLKTEPTQRMTITEFMNHPWIMQSTKVPQTPLHTSRVLKEDKERWEDVKEEMTSALATMRVDYEQIKIKKIEDASNPLLLKRRKKARALEAAALAH, encoded by the exons ATGCTTCAGGACTGCCCCAAGGCCCGCCGGGAGGTGGAGCTGCACTGGCGGGCCTCCCAGTGCCCCCACATCGTGCGCATCGTGGATGTCTACGAGAACCTGTACGCGGGGAGGAAGTGCCTGCTCATTGTCATGGAGTG TCTGGATGGTGGAGAACTCTTCAGCCGGATCCAGGACCGAGGAGACCAAGCGTTCACGGAAAGAG AGGCGTCAGAAATCATGAAGAGCATCGGCGAGGCCATCCAGTACCTGCACTCGATCAACATCGCTCACCGGGATGTCAAG cCTGAGAATCTCCTGTACACCTCCAAAAGGCCCAATGCCATCCTGAAACTCACAGATTTTGGCTTTGCCAAGGAAACCACCAGCCACAACTCTCTGACCACTCCCTGTTACACGCCGTACTATGTAG CTCCAGAAGTGCTGGGCCCCGAGAAGTATGACAAGTCCTGTGACATGTGGTCCTTGGGTGTCATCATGTACATCCT GCTGTGTGGGTATCCCCCCTTCTACTCCAACCATGGTCTCGCCATCTCTCCGGGCATGAAGACTCGCATCCGAATGGGCCAGTATGAATTTCCCAACCCAGAGTGGTCGGAGGTATCAGAGGAAG tGAAGATGCTCATCCGGAACCTGCTGAAAACAGAGCCCACTCAGAGGATGACCATCACGGAATTCATGAACCACCCCTGGATCATG CAATCAACAAAGGTCCCTCAAACCCCACTGCACACCAGCCGGGTCCTGAAGGAGGACAAGGAGCGGTGGGAGGATGTCAAG gaggaGATGACCAGTGCCTTGGCCACAATGCGTGTCGACTACGAGCAGATCAAGATAAAAAAGATCGAAGATGCGTCCAACCCTCTCCTTCTGAAGAGGCGGAAGAAAGCTCGGGCCCTGGAGGCCGCGGCCCTCGCTCACTGA